One Tolypothrix bouteillei VB521301 DNA window includes the following coding sequences:
- the tsf gene encoding translation elongation factor Ts: MTQISTKLVQQLRQKTSVGIMDCKKALQENNSDLIKAEEWLRKKGLAKAIAIANRVSAEGLVESYIHNGSRVGVLIEVNCETDFVARNEKFQTLVRDLAMQIAAYQNIEYVKVADIPLEVVTREKEIEMGRDDIANKPEAVKEKIVQGRIEKRLKEMSLMDQPFLRDSSNTVENVIKQHIALLGENIQVRRFVRFVLGEGIQVDE, encoded by the coding sequence ATGACGCAAATCAGCACAAAACTCGTTCAACAACTACGTCAAAAAACTAGTGTTGGGATTATGGATTGCAAAAAGGCATTGCAAGAAAATAATAGCGACCTTATTAAAGCTGAAGAATGGCTGCGGAAAAAAGGTTTAGCTAAAGCGATCGCGATCGCAAATCGCGTATCTGCGGAAGGGCTTGTAGAGAGTTACATCCATAATGGTAGTCGAGTCGGTGTGCTGATAGAAGTCAACTGCGAAACTGACTTTGTAGCTCGTAACGAGAAGTTTCAAACCCTAGTTCGAGACTTAGCCATGCAAATTGCTGCTTATCAAAATATAGAGTATGTTAAGGTAGCTGACATTCCACTGGAAGTCGTAACTAGGGAAAAAGAAATTGAAATGGGACGAGATGACATAGCTAACAAGCCCGAAGCAGTCAAAGAAAAAATAGTTCAAGGAAGGATTGAAAAACGCCTCAAAGAAATGTCTTTGATGGATCAACCTTTCCTTCGGGATTCAAGTAACACTGTAGAAAATGTCATCAAGCAGCATATAGCCTTACTGGGTGAAAATATCCAAGTTCGGCGCTTTGTCCGCTTTGTTTTAGGTGAAGGTATTCAGGTGGATGAATAA
- a CDS encoding DUF4126 domain-containing protein codes for MDTLLSIGIGIALSAACGFRIFVPPLVMSIAAIYGHLPLSPDFSWIGTYPALIAFAVATCIEVAAYYIPWVDHALDVVSTPTAIAVGTFITKALVHDTTTPLLEWTVAVLAGGGAAGIIQTFMGMTRLSSTALTGGFGNGVISTIEAVGAIVLSALAIFVPLLAIALVVVLLILMVSKGLQLLATRRQLFQRSPQNE; via the coding sequence ATGGATACATTATTAAGTATAGGTATAGGTATTGCTCTCAGTGCAGCCTGTGGCTTTCGCATTTTTGTACCACCTCTTGTCATGAGTATCGCTGCCATCTACGGGCATTTACCACTTTCACCAGATTTTAGCTGGATTGGAACATATCCGGCACTCATAGCCTTTGCTGTAGCCACTTGTATTGAGGTTGCAGCTTATTACATTCCTTGGGTCGATCATGCTTTGGATGTCGTCTCCACACCTACTGCGATCGCGGTAGGAACTTTTATCACTAAAGCTTTGGTTCACGATACCACGACTCCTTTATTAGAATGGACAGTCGCCGTTCTTGCTGGTGGTGGTGCTGCAGGAATTATCCAAACTTTCATGGGGATGACTCGTTTGTCTTCAACAGCACTCACCGGAGGTTTCGGTAACGGTGTTATTTCCACCATAGAGGCTGTGGGTGCGATCGTTCTCTCAGCCCTAGCAATCTTTGTTCCTCTTTTGGCTATAGCTCTAGTTGTCGTGTTACTCATTTTGATGGTAAGTAAAGGTTTGCAACTTCTAGCAACGAGACGACAACTTTTTCAGCGATCGCCACAAAATGAGTGA